The nucleotide sequence CTGCGCTGTGCTTCGATCTCCTCGCGGCTCTTACCGAGGACCTCGTGCATGGCCTTAAAGAACTCCCAGTGGACGCTGCCTACACCTAGTCTCTTGGCCCTCTCCGCGTTCTTCCTGTATGTGGCTAGCATGTTCCTCCACTTGAGGTCACACTCGTAGGCCTTGACTGTGACGTCAGGGTTCCCGGCGGCCCGCAGCTTGGTAGTCACCCTCTCTGCTACAGTCTCCCATAGTTTCTTTTTCTTGCACACTGGCTGGTCGAAAGCCTGGTCCATTTCCAGTCGGGTGTGGGCAAGTTGCCATGTAGCTTGCAAAGTCCAAACAAATTCTGAGAACAGTGACAATGGAAAAACATGAATAAACACAGGTCTTAAGTTTGACTGGGtctgtttttttaaatgaatgaaaagttctttttttgtttcttttttttttctgacaTAGCCCTCTGGTATATTGCTTGTAAAAGGTGCTAAACAGTTACACCTTAAGTGTAATTTCAGAGAATGCATATAGTTTCCTCCAAATTGATGAGAAATCTGAACCTCGCATGTTCTGTTGATGAGCGCTGTACAGACTAAAAGAGTTGGACGAAGCACTGACCTGCATTTGGTTTttcagaatccacactggacaCTGTTGGATTTTCTTCTACTTCAACAGTCTCTGTTACAATTGTCTCGCCCTCCATAACCTCCATTGTATTACCCTGCGACAACAACAATGCTGTTGTTAATGTAAGTATTCATCAACCGATTCTATCGTAGACTTTAACAACTCCGTGTGGCACCGATGAATTTTCCGCATCAACAAAAACGATGAGTATAACAACCTTCACTTCATGACGACGTTAATGCAATCGTTCGAGCCTTTACTAATTTGGGAATTGTAGTTCAGAGAGGATTGATAAACGCTGGGCAGATTGGTTTTGTGAACTACAATCCCTGGACCTTAAGAACTACCCCTCAAAATGAGAAAGCGTGCTATCATTATACGGGACATGTAGTTCTGTAGAGGACACATTTAACTTTACACATGGTAACAGTTATGTTTTAAATTTGACTGATGTCACAGAGTTACTGCTCGTGTTttaaaaagatagagagagaacattAACGGCAAGAATCCAGCTCCGAAAAGGCATATAGATAAAGAATTCACACAATATTTACTACAGGACCCATGGTTAAATAAGCACACGTATCACCCCTTacatccctcccccttttcGTGACCGCCTCCCCGTTTGTTGCTCGGCTAAAGATGGCGTTAGTGGCTAACCGAGacgattgttttttgtttgattAAATTAATGCGGGTGAGAGGAAGAATGCAGCAGTAAGGGTAGTTATTCTTGAGACGAAAACTCAAAATATTTAGAATAAAGTTAGGCCTATTGCATTCCCACCTTAAATAACTATATCGTTTGGTTGGCCTTCTCACATATGTAGGCCTGTTTTTTAGGGAGTGGACCAAAGCCACACGAACTCCAATTCCCAGCAGCATTGCTGAGGGGTTGTCAGTTTGTAATTCTTTCCCACTTGACATGACGGTATTTGTAGTTTTATTTTGATTACCTTTTTATTGGACTTACTAAAATCTTAAATAGATTACGGTTGATGTTTAAATATTTTTCATATTTAATTTCTTATGACTTGATCATAGGGAACTTTAAAAACAATTTTGTCATCAacaccccctctcattctcaatGAAATCCCAAGTCTCTGAACTGAAGTGACTTGAGTAAGGGGGTCAAGCCATTGTGGCATCACCACAACAATGGAAGCAACTGAAAAAAGCACCTTGAAAGAAGCATCTTCATCTTTGCCTGAATCGTCACTTACATGGTGCCTATCTCAACTCTCAAAACCTGGACCAGCAACTGAGGACCAAACAAAAGTAATGACTGGGAAAGACACAGGTGGTGGCGGCAGAGAAACGGACACCAAGACCAAAGCCAGGCAGTGGCGATCGCTGGTGGCCATCCGCACACAGCACATCAAAGGAAGTGGCAGTGGGATCACCCGATTTAGACTTAAAGGTGGACTCAAGCCCCTTCTAAACCTGATCAAGGATCCTAAATGTTCGAGGAAGACCCTGGACTTGGCGCTCAGTATCCTGGCCAACTGCTGCACGGAGAGGGAGACTCGGTTTGTGGTAAGCTTTAAAGATGAAAGATCTATACGTAAGCTTTGAATGTGAAAGAACTGAACAAGAAATGACTATGaatgaaaatgtaaatgatttCATTTGATATCTTATCCCTTCCAACTTTTCCACCTCTGCAGGTACGGAAGCTGGGTGGAATATCGGTTGTAGGTAAGTGACGGGTGATTATAATCACATTAATTATGACTAGTGATATGTCGTTCATTGCTGAAAATGTACTCTGTTCTTCGTAGTGGATATTTTGAAGAGAAATGTTGCTGTGGTAACGGTCCAGAACAGGGCGGCCAGAGCTTTGGGGAACCTGGCCATGGATCCAGAAAGCTCAACCCTCATCCATTCTGAAGGCAAGTCTCACGACAACTGTCTGTCTTGCTGCATTATTGTGTGGTGTTTATATTTTGGGGGCCTGTGTGCCACGTTTGACAGTTGATGTTATTGTACTGATGATACTATTAAGAGGAACACTCCGGAAGAGTTTTTATttgtaatgaatgaatgatattttctctcacacaggtggcGTTCCTCTTCTTCTactctgtgtgtccctgtcatctgccccttcctctccctcagctGATCCAAGCAAAGCCCCTTGCCCCAAAATGGAGTGCGCCCAATCTGCTGCCCGCACGCTTCTATATCTATCTGATACGCCCGCTAACCGCCTCCTGCTGGTCACCCAGGGCACCTTGTCTGCTCTTGCCCCGCTCATTGCCCCAGAATACCCCCTTGGGCTGAGGCGGGCAGTCCTCCGAGCCCTCCACGAGCTAACAAGGGGATGTGGGATGGAATGTGCCAGGGAAGTTTCACGTTCTGGGGTCCTTGCTCAACTTGGAGTCATGGCGTCAGGTGAGACTGGGAAACATTTTGAGGAGTTTGCTTTGAAAACCCTGGCCAACTTGTGCTCTCAAGGATGCCTACGTCCCCTAGTAGGGTCTCTCGGGGCCATTCAGAAGTTTACGGAGGAGGTGAAAAAGGATGCCTTGAAATCTGGAGTTTTCTTGAAAGCCCTCTGTCTATGCTGCAAAGAGGCCGTGAACCGTGCCAAGGTGAAAGAAAGTGGTggtttggaggtgctgattggcTTCATGGATGCCCACCGGAGTCACCCTCTTTCACGATTGACTATTTCGGCGCTTGTTGACTTTGTCTATGATGAATCTGCACTTGAACAGTTGCAGGAACTGGGACTGGTTCCTTTGCTTGTGGCCCGACTAGTAGAGCTGGCTAAAGGAGAAGAGTTTTCTGCTGGAAAGATGGATGTGAGCCTGACCTCCACTATGTCTGTATCAGAGCTTCTCTCTGCATCTTGTTTTGATTCATTTGACTTCCCACCAGAAGGAAACAGGAAAGAGGAAGCGGGGAAGGATCAGGGTCTTGGTTCATCCAGCTTTCTAAGTCTGAGGTACAGTAGAATATACTATTATTGTGTATTATCATATTGAGTCAAAGGTTTTTACATTTTTgtggaaatgtgtttttattttattttttaccactACCCAAAGCTAAACCTTTCTCATTTTTGTTTACCCAGGTCTTGGCTGGTGACTGAGGGTCTGATCTCATCCGAAGGGGATCTTCCTGAGTCCGCTGGGTGTGTGGAAGGGGACTGGGGAAGCCTTCATACCCCTTCCTCATCTTCCCCAAGCCCTTCCTCTGATGGTCCTTCCTCTTCTAAGTGCTCCTCGCCTTCCTTGTCTCTTCCATCTACCTCCCCCAGAGCTGCTACCCTGTTTAAAGTCACTTCCTCTACCTCGGTCAACCCTGCGGCTCCACTCCACCAGCCGTCTCCTTGTAAAGATGCAGCTCTCTCCGCCCCCAGTCACCAgccctcttctgtctctctctcctcccctagtAAGACACCTCACACCCTTCTCTCCCCATCcaagttctcctctcctccaaggAAGAGGCCTCGtgttcaaacagctgtttgcTCGAATGTGGTTCCTCTTGATGCCCCTCCCTCGGTACCACGCACGTTGGCAttccaccacccctaccaccctgAACCCTGGGCCCCTGAGTCCCCCATCCTGCTCCTGCTCTCGCGCTTCTCCCACGCCACAGaccccagctctgctctggtcAACTCAGGCATTATCTCTGGCCTGCTATTTTACCTCAGCCAACATCAGGACCCCAGTGGCAGGTGCTTCCGCTTGCTGTGCAGACTGAGCTGCAACCCAAACTGCCTGCAGGCGCTGGTCAGGACTGGGTCAGTGGCTCTGATTCGCCACTATCTCTGCCAAagaggcatggagagagaggaagacaaaggagagaggcagacagacagagtaaaAGCAAAGGTTAAACAGCTTGGTAAGTTTCATTTTTGTATGTTGCCATTGTTGTGATGTATTGTTTTTTGTGGTTGGATTTAGAGTGTACAATTATGTCTTTCTACAGGTCTGACTCTGCTCAGTAATATTCGTGTCCAGTGTGAGTCTGGGTTTGGGTCTGGAGTCCTCTCCCACGTAATGTTGTCTGGCTCCGAGTCAGACAAGTTGAACTgtgctctgtctctgcctcttatAAACAGGTGAGTCAGACAGTAAAGTTTCATACCTACTCCGGATCCACTGTAATGCTCTGAAACCCAATTATTTTAAACAGGTATAAAAGAATAACGTTTTGTTCCTCCTCAGTAACAAGGTCCTATTGAAGAAGCTATTGCTGGACAACGGTGGTCTTATTCTGGCTCTGGAACCCATGGGGTGCCCAGAGGACAGTGGTGCAGAGGGGCACAGCCAAACCAACGAGTGCAAAAGATTTCTTTTAGATTGGCTCAATCCACCTCAAGAGTTCTCCGCCTCCAAGCTCAACTCCCTCTACTTTTCCTTGCTGACTGGTTGTCTCTCCAGCCTTATAATTTGCCCCAAACCAGATCGTCCCCAAACCACAACACACCAACAAACGACCCAGACCCCATCAGTCTACAAAACCGTCGAAAATTCACCCCCTCCTTTAAAAAAGCCCCGGTTAGCCAACCCGTGCCCTTATGAAGACTACGCCTTCGACCTTCTCTTCCTGCTTGACGACGGGACCCGGGTCTCAGCCAATCGCGAGGTGGTGTCTGGAGCTGAGGGAGCTGACGTGGGGTCCGAGTA is from Osmerus mordax isolate fOsmMor3 chromosome 3, fOsmMor3.pri, whole genome shotgun sequence and encodes:
- the armc5 gene encoding armadillo repeat-containing protein 5 — protein: MEATEKSTLKEASSSLPESSLTWCLSQLSKPGPATEDQTKVMTGKDTGGGGRETDTKTKARQWRSLVAIRTQHIKGSGSGITRFRLKGGLKPLLNLIKDPKCSRKTLDLALSILANCCTERETRFVVRKLGGISVVVDILKRNVAVVTVQNRAARALGNLAMDPESSTLIHSEGGVPLLLLCVSLSSAPSSPSADPSKAPCPKMECAQSAARTLLYLSDTPANRLLLVTQGTLSALAPLIAPEYPLGLRRAVLRALHELTRGCGMECAREVSRSGVLAQLGVMASGETGKHFEEFALKTLANLCSQGCLRPLVGSLGAIQKFTEEVKKDALKSGVFLKALCLCCKEAVNRAKVKESGGLEVLIGFMDAHRSHPLSRLTISALVDFVYDESALEQLQELGLVPLLVARLVELAKGEEFSAGKMDVSLTSTMSVSELLSASCFDSFDFPPEGNRKEEAGKDQGLGSSSFLSLRSWLVTEGLISSEGDLPESAGCVEGDWGSLHTPSSSSPSPSSDGPSSSKCSSPSLSLPSTSPRAATLFKVTSSTSVNPAAPLHQPSPCKDAALSAPSHQPSSVSLSSPSKTPHTLLSPSKFSSPPRKRPRVQTAVCSNVVPLDAPPSVPRTLAFHHPYHPEPWAPESPILLLLSRFSHATDPSSALVNSGIISGLLFYLSQHQDPSGRCFRLLCRLSCNPNCLQALVRTGSVALIRHYLCQRGMEREEDKGERQTDRVKAKVKQLGLTLLSNIRVQCESGFGSGVLSHVMLSGSESDKLNCALSLPLINSNKVLLKKLLLDNGGLILALEPMGCPEDSGAEGHSQTNECKRFLLDWLNPPQEFSASKLNSLYFSLLTGCLSSLIICPKPDRPQTTTHQQTTQTPSVYKTVENSPPPLKKPRLANPCPYEDYAFDLLFLLDDGTRVSANREVVSGAEGADVGSEYFRALLTGGFGEAASGSAEAIPIKDVTRGMLLPVLHYLHGCRLNAAVENAEEREGKAGRGHCRVLGSLASEGIDMWRQGSEGNSVEEPGFQKTPLAEVMIGACRFLVTELQREVEDMCVAVLLSPGRTAPDLSEEAGKKASSNMDQNGPEGESADKSLAERTSGLDLSGSEVHAKSQTKPWTVGQVDKLHVSGFCSPLQTEGELKPASVRRPKAKVISNIISDIETVSSIVNQTPRSNPRSIIGKTSPPTGSKLTSTPSEGHLQHDTNSTLDSSCSKAVHRRGVLGALLPQIYCFSQVYSYPRLGRACLSVLLGSQSSMQPFPFSWAGDCLCRLAREADCTDLLKRDLVSLVTTALS
- the si:dkey-66i24.7 gene encoding uncharacterized protein si:dkey-66i24.7; its protein translation is MEVMEGETIVTETVEVEENPTVSSVDSEKPNAEFVWTLQATWQLAHTRLEMDQAFDQPVCKKKKLWETVAERVTTKLRAAGNPDVTVKAYECDLKWRNMLATYRKNAERAKRLGVGSVHWEFFKAMHEVLGKSREEIEAQRRAKLCGTKLGKAIANKRFTPILPTPTLTAAPCPARPPQDVLQLYMELQERKMNMWAQQKALEERKIEAINNLARAISSLSQNNTTPLTKE